One genomic region from Gadus morhua chromosome 9, gadMor3.0, whole genome shotgun sequence encodes:
- the LOC115550269 gene encoding iroquois-class homeodomain protein IRX-5, which translates to MAYPQGFLFQPSVSLALHSCPSFNSSVILGPRTEELGRSSSGSAFAPYAGSTTFSSSSPSFNSHLPYGGEPRPAATLNSFVGPAYDSSAISGSLDYHPFGGALGAFPYGDPAYRKNATRDATTTLKAWLNEHRKNPYPTKGEKIMLAIITKMTLTQVSTWFANARRRLKKENKMTWTPRTRSEDEEEDDNIDLERNDEDEEPIKPTTEEIESNNDVAGSNPASKPETHTECRGSSSETECGSAEPDLKDHGERRLFQTPVPGTGLSYASALLGTPRVSESGRAGSPTSKRLVVESGSGVSSQATAVIRSPNPAAPKPKLWSLAEIATSSDNKCRGSNPTSTSTRTQFPHGAPLSRRLYYTSPFIPGYSNYGTFGHLHSGPGSNMGSTTHLNGLHQTLLQRAEAIARDCKLRSQTQLDLGRELTQHQVKKGLANV; encoded by the exons ATGGCGTATCCTCAGGGTTTTCTGTTCCAGCCGTCGGTTTCGCTGGCGCTGCACTCCTGCCCGTCGTTCAACTCCAGCGTGATTTTAGGACCACGGACAGAGGAGCTCGGACGCTCCTCCTCGGGTTCCGCTTTCGCGCCATACGCGGGATCCACGACGTTTAGCAGCTCGTCACCGAGCTTCAACTCCCACCTGCCCTACGGCGGAGAGCCACGGCCGGCGGCAACTTTGAATTCCTTCGTG GGGCCTGCTTATGACTCCTCGGCCATCAGCGGTTCCCTGGACTATCACCCGTTCGGCGGGGCCCTGGGAGCCTTCCCATACGGGGACCCCGCGTACCGGAAGAACGCCACCAGGGACGCGACCACCACCCTCAAAGCATGGCTCAACGAGCACCGAAAGAACCCCTACCCCACCAAAGGAGAGAAGATCATGCTGGCCATCATCACTAAGATGACCCTGACCCAGGTCTCCACCTGGTTTGCAAACGCCCGCCGGCGCCTCAAGAAGGAGAACAAAATGACGTGGACCCCCAGGACCAggagtgaggatgaggaggaggatgataacATTGACCTTGAAAGGAACGACGAGGATGAAGAGCCGATCAAACCGACCACAGAGGAGATCGAGTCGAACAACGATGTTG CTGGATCCAACCCAGCCTCGAAGCCCGAGACGCACACAGAGTGCCGTGGCAGCAGTAGTGAGACGGAATGTGGTTCAGCTGAACCGGATTTGAAAGACCACGGGGAGAGGAGACTGTTCCAGACCCCGGTGCCTGGCACGGGTCTGTCCTACGCTAGCGCCCTGCTGGGGACGCCCCGGGTGTCGGAGTCAGGCCGCGCGGGCAGCCCCACATCAAAGCGGCTTGTCGTTGAATCTGGAAGCGGCGTGTCCAGCCAGGCAACGGCTGTTATCCGCTCGCCAAACCCCGCAGCCCCCAAACCCAAGTTGTGGTCGCTCGCAGAGATTGCTACTTCTTCGGATAATAAATGTAGAGGATCTAATCCCACGAGTACTTCGACGCGGACTCAGTTCCCCCATGGCGCGCCCCTTTCCAGACGCCTGTACTACACGTCTCCCTTTATCCCCGGCTATTCAAACTATGGCACGTTTGGACACCTACACAGCGGCCCCGGATCAAATATGGGCTCCACGACACATTTAAACGGATTACATCAAACCCTGCTGCAGAGGGCCGAGGCGATCGCCAGAGACTGTAAACTGCGAAGTCAAACACAGTTAGACCTTGGCAGAGAATTAACACAGCACCAAGTCAAGAAAGGTTTGGCAAATGTGTAG